The proteins below come from a single Aegilops tauschii subsp. strangulata cultivar AL8/78 chromosome 6, Aet v6.0, whole genome shotgun sequence genomic window:
- the LOC109760450 gene encoding ethylene-responsive transcription factor ERF061-like, whose protein sequence is MSPPWFWCSSAREKIGLARTGFGAPRPARVIRRRSLHTLSAAHSPRRLCTTMSMGRLGASDFHGVRERRSGDFSSEIWFGEKRLSLGTFDTAEEAARAYDAAAWRLRRPYREMNYPDVSTSQQAQDLAPLPRLFTNEDRRDNRRRQRRLAIAEMDEEAMAVWRERFPQDIVNERQFYKQLRTEREARKTERAAYREDKRARKQAAQLNMKLGESSVLGLRG, encoded by the coding sequence ATGTCGCCGCCCTGGTTTTGGTGCTCCAGCGCGCGGGAAAAAATTGGCCTAGCGCGCACTGGTTTTGGCGCGCCGCGTCCGGCGCGCGTTATAAGAAGGCGTTCCCTCCACACACTGTCCGCCGCCCACTCGCCTCGCCGCCTCTGCACCACCATGTCGATGGGCCGCCTGGGCGCTTCGGATTTTCACGGAGTCCGCGAACGCCGCTCCGGCGACTTCTCCTCCGAAATCTGGTTTGGCGAAAAACGCCTCAGTCTCGGCACCTTTGACACCGCAGAGGAGGcggcccgcgcgtacgacgcggcggcgtggcgcctccggcgGCCTTATCGGGAGATGAATTATCCCGACGTGTCGACGAGCCAACAGGCGCAAGATCTCGCGCCTCTCCCGCGGCTTTTCACCAACGAGGATCGTCGTGACAACCGGAGGCGGCAGCGTCGACTCgccatcgccgagatggacgaggaagccatggcagTGTGGCGCgaacgcttcccgcaggacatcgtCAATGAGCGCCAGTTCTACAAGCAACTGAGGACGGAGAGAGAGGCGAGGAAGacagagcgagccgcctatcgggAGGACAAGCGTGCGCGGAAGCAAGCCGCTCAATTGAACATGAAGCTAGGAGAATCGTCGGTCCTGGGACTCCGAGGATGA
- the LOC109760451 gene encoding adenine phosphoribosyltransferase 2 isoform X2, with protein sequence MGEEANCDAVMEAGNGNGKAKENGHATAVLAMPDVKADDAVVAPADPRLQGISDAIRVVPHFPKQGIMFNDITTLLLRPGVFKDAVDMFVERYRGMGIAAVAGIEARGFIFGPAIALAIGAKFIPLRKPKKLPGEVISETYVLEYGTDCLEMHVGAIEPRERVLIVDDLVATGGTLCAAINLMERAGADVVECACLIGLPKFKDFYKLNGKPVYVLVESLEYEK encoded by the exons ATGGGCGAGGAGGCCAATTGCGACGCCGTGATGGAGGCCGGCAACGGCAACGGCAAGGCCAAGGAGAACGGCCACGCCACAGCCGTTTTGGCCATGCCGGACGTCAAGGCCGACGACGCCGTGGTGGCGCCCGCCGACCCTCGCCTGCAGGGCATCTCCGACGCCATCCGCGTCGTCCCGCACTTCCCCAAGCAAG GCATCATGTTCAACGACATCACGACGCTCCTGCTGCGGCCCGGGGTGTTCAAGGACGCCGTGGACATGTTCGTGGAGCGCTACCGCGGCATGGgcatcgccgccgtcgccg GGATTGAGGCGAGAGGATTTATATTTGGCCCCGCGATTGCACTAGCCATCGGTGCCAAGTTCATTCCGTTGCGTAAGCCTAAGAAACTCCCAG GTGAGGTGATTTCTGAGACCTATGTTCTCGAATACGGAACTGATTGTCTGGAGATGCATGTTGGTGCTATCGAACCCCGCGAGCGTGTTTTGATCGTTGATGATCTGGTTGCAACTGGCGGGACACTTTGTGCTGCTATAAATCTTATGG AACGTGCTGGAGCTGATGTCGTTGAGTGTGCTTGTCTCATTGGGCTCCCTAAATTTAAG GATTTTTACAAGCTCAACGGGAAGCCTGTCTATGTACTGGTGGAGTCTCTCGAATATGAAAAATGA
- the LOC109760451 gene encoding adenine phosphoribosyltransferase 2 isoform X1 yields the protein MGEEANCDAVMEAGNGNGKAKENGHATAVLAMPDVKADDAVVAPADPRLQGISDAIRVVPHFPKQGIMFNDITTLLLRPGVFKDAVDMFVERYRGMGIAAVAGIEARGFIFGPAIALAIGAKFIPLRKPKKLPGEVISETYVLEYGTDCLEMHVGAIEPRERVLIVDDLVATGGTLCAAINLMERAGADVVECACLIGLPKFKQLGPMQDFYKLNGKPVYVLVESLEYEK from the exons ATGGGCGAGGAGGCCAATTGCGACGCCGTGATGGAGGCCGGCAACGGCAACGGCAAGGCCAAGGAGAACGGCCACGCCACAGCCGTTTTGGCCATGCCGGACGTCAAGGCCGACGACGCCGTGGTGGCGCCCGCCGACCCTCGCCTGCAGGGCATCTCCGACGCCATCCGCGTCGTCCCGCACTTCCCCAAGCAAG GCATCATGTTCAACGACATCACGACGCTCCTGCTGCGGCCCGGGGTGTTCAAGGACGCCGTGGACATGTTCGTGGAGCGCTACCGCGGCATGGgcatcgccgccgtcgccg GGATTGAGGCGAGAGGATTTATATTTGGCCCCGCGATTGCACTAGCCATCGGTGCCAAGTTCATTCCGTTGCGTAAGCCTAAGAAACTCCCAG GTGAGGTGATTTCTGAGACCTATGTTCTCGAATACGGAACTGATTGTCTGGAGATGCATGTTGGTGCTATCGAACCCCGCGAGCGTGTTTTGATCGTTGATGATCTGGTTGCAACTGGCGGGACACTTTGTGCTGCTATAAATCTTATGG AACGTGCTGGAGCTGATGTCGTTGAGTGTGCTTGTCTCATTGGGCTCCCTAAATTTAAG CAGCTCGGTCCCATGCAGGATTTTTACAAGCTCAACGGGAAGCCTGTCTATGTACTGGTGGAGTCTCTCGAATATGAAAAATGA